The following proteins are co-located in the Microscilla marina ATCC 23134 genome:
- a CDS encoding DUF6714 family protein, whose translation MKKGTTNTALIQQIKEAFASVNKPHNHFGIYSARARDEYSDPTEEEQRLDRVLDRYDLTPQQMHECSTSLIF comes from the coding sequence ATGAAGAAAGGAACTACCAATACTGCTTTGATTCAACAAATCAAAGAGGCATTTGCTTCTGTCAATAAACCTCACAATCATTTTGGTATTTATTCGGCGCGTGCCCGCGATGAATACAGCGATCCTACCGAAGAAGAACAAAGGCTCGACCGCGTGCTTGACCGTTACGATCTCACCCCTCAGCAAATGCACGAATGTTCTACTTCGCTGATTTTTTAG
- a CDS encoding DUF6714 family protein, translated as MFYFADFLEPAGFHYYLPAYMILSLNEDNIKIRV; from the coding sequence ATGTTCTACTTCGCTGATTTTTTAGAGCCGGCTGGTTTTCATTATTACCTGCCAGCCTACATGATCCTCAGCCTGAACGAAGACAATATCAAGATAAGAGTTTGA
- a CDS encoding HipA domain-containing protein produces MVHKCPISYQLSQTRYSKPGLAKLSAKLTDLKDLPFTAQEQRQEAAAIATKMSIQGVQPKLSAKLAIAKQAFEVVDNGGTFIIKPQNDLYKEVPENEDVTMKMAQAFGIEVPLTGLVYSKDGSLSYFIKRFDRYGKNKKYHQEDFAQLTGNTRDTKYKWSMEKLIPVIEKYCTFPVLEKRKLFRRVLFCFLTGNEDMHLKNFSLITKADSITLSPAYDLLNSTIAMGKAVEETALPLAGKKSKFKKDHFFKYYAQDKLQLAEKTIVAEHQHMVDKKKELEHWINISFLSEEMKEQYLHLMENRYKRLI; encoded by the coding sequence ATGGTTCATAAATGCCCTATTAGCTATCAACTGAGCCAAACCAGGTATAGCAAACCAGGTCTGGCAAAGCTTTCTGCAAAGTTAACAGACTTAAAAGACCTGCCTTTTACAGCACAAGAACAAAGGCAAGAAGCTGCTGCAATAGCTACCAAAATGTCTATACAAGGTGTGCAACCAAAGCTAAGTGCAAAATTAGCCATTGCTAAACAAGCATTTGAGGTAGTAGATAACGGAGGAACGTTTATTATTAAGCCTCAAAACGACCTTTATAAAGAGGTGCCAGAAAATGAAGATGTGACAATGAAAATGGCGCAGGCTTTTGGTATTGAGGTACCACTCACCGGGCTGGTTTACTCAAAAGATGGTAGCTTAAGCTACTTTATCAAGCGGTTTGATAGGTATGGAAAAAACAAAAAATACCATCAGGAAGACTTTGCCCAACTTACTGGTAATACACGAGATACTAAGTACAAATGGTCTATGGAGAAGTTGATTCCTGTGATAGAAAAGTACTGCACGTTTCCGGTACTTGAAAAAAGAAAATTGTTTCGCAGGGTATTGTTTTGCTTTCTTACAGGGAATGAAGATATGCATCTCAAAAACTTTAGCCTGATTACCAAAGCAGATAGTATCACGTTGAGCCCCGCGTATGATTTGCTTAACTCAACCATTGCTATGGGCAAAGCTGTAGAAGAAACGGCGCTCCCTCTTGCGGGGAAAAAAAGTAAATTTAAAAAAGATCACTTCTTTAAGTACTATGCTCAAGACAAGTTACAGTTAGCAGAGAAAACAATCGTAGCAGAGCACCAACATATGGTAGATAAAAAAAAGGAGTTAGAGCATTGGATTAATATTTCTTTTTTATCTGAAGAGATGAAGGAACAATATCTTCATTTAATGGAAAATAGGTATAAAAGATTAATTTAA
- a CDS encoding HipA N-terminal domain-containing protein — MKKALVKIHDVEAGTLTEVTTQHYTFQYLNGYKGAPVSLTMPIQDEAYEYASFPSFFEGLLPEGIQLLGLLKAHKIDKKDYFEQLLAAGSDLVGAVTVEKINTHGS; from the coding sequence ATGAAAAAAGCCTTGGTGAAAATACATGATGTAGAAGCAGGTACGCTTACAGAGGTTACAACTCAACATTACACCTTTCAATACTTAAACGGGTATAAAGGTGCACCAGTATCGCTTACCATGCCCATACAAGATGAAGCTTATGAGTACGCCTCTTTCCCTTCTTTTTTTGAGGGATTATTGCCAGAAGGCATTCAGCTTTTGGGGCTGCTAAAAGCGCATAAAATAGATAAAAAGGATTATTTCGAACAATTACTGGCAGCTGGTTCAGACTTAGTAGGGGCTGTTACAGTAGAAAAGATAAATACCCATGGTTCATAA
- a CDS encoding helix-turn-helix domain-containing protein — protein MAAKNNLHDIILFHRKQAGLSRNQLAELAGVGKTVIYDLEKGKKTVKWSTITSILHTLNITINFESPLMEKYEKSLGENT, from the coding sequence ATGGCGGCAAAAAACAATTTACATGACATTATTTTGTTTCATAGAAAACAAGCCGGATTGAGCAGAAATCAATTAGCGGAGCTGGCAGGAGTGGGCAAAACGGTGATATATGACTTGGAAAAAGGAAAAAAAACAGTCAAATGGTCTACCATTACCAGTATTCTGCACACCCTCAATATCACTATTAACTTTGAAAGCCCATTGATGGAAAAATATGAAAAAAGCCTTGGTGAAAATACATGA